One part of the Rutidosis leptorrhynchoides isolate AG116_Rl617_1_P2 chromosome 1, CSIRO_AGI_Rlap_v1, whole genome shotgun sequence genome encodes these proteins:
- the LOC139874947 gene encoding E3 ubiquitin-protein ligase PUB23-like — protein MESIERSNLDSELEFPQDFRCPISMELMKEPVIISTGVTYERKNIEKWFFRYKKKICPATMQNIENFGVTPNHTLKRLILVWESGHSPSSSSSSSPSSSNKSSPLPSYKRDEMVSLLKTLGSSPFKVNSLKKLKEIIEIGDEMKLDFIILGGLEVLFQIIVQILVDCSDFMVFRACEEALGVLQHLPISEEDDGAKVIELFSKPECMKSMGIILQRGSKEARVYTISILKKLANSNFNWDFIINDQGIGMFKSMLELASDEISSNASSSALQVLIKILDSSKKSRSRAIEAGAMCTLIELLPDSNRSKSEKILQMIKLLCECADGRVAFIEHRLGIGAVSKKLFNVSEISSKICVKIFSLICSFHPTDKVLDEMMNYGAVKKLVVLLHMSGSSSMKGKVLDMFKKHGGSWSRYPCFPNDLKEYLGLNLH, from the coding sequence ATGGAGAGCATAGAAAGATCAAATCTTGATTCAGAATTGGAGTTTCCTCAAGATTTTAGATGTCCCATATCCATGGAGCTCATGAAGGAACCAGTTATTATCTCAACTGGGGTCACATATGAGCGAAAAAACATCGAAAAATGGTTCTTTAGGTACAAGAAAAAGATTTGTCCAGCCACAATGCAAAATATTGAAAATTTTGGTGTTACACCAAATCATACCCTTAAAAGACTCATTCTTGTATGGGAAAGTGGTCACTctccatcatcatcttcttcaagttCTCCATCTTCGTCTAATAAATCGTCACCTTTGCCATCATATAAGCGAGATGAAATGGTGTCACTGCTCAAAACTCTTGGATCAAGTCCATTCAAGGTAAATTCTTTAAAGAAACTTAAAGAAATTATTGAAATAGGAGATGAGATGAAGCTTGATTTCATAATATTAGGTGGTTTAGAAGTGCTTTTTCAAATAATCGTTCAAATTTTAGTCGATTGTTCGGATTTCATGGTGTTTAGAGCTTGTGAGGAGGCTTTAGGTGTTCTTCAACATCTTCCTATATCAGAAGAAGATGATGGTGCTAAAGTTATTGAATTGTTTTCAAAGCCAGAATGTATGAAGTCAATGGGGATTATTCTTCAAAGGGGTAGTAAGGAAGCTAGAGTTTACACTATATCAATACTTAAGAAGCTAGCAAACTCCAATTTCAATTGGGATTTTATCATAAATGATCAAGGAATTGGTATGTTTAAATCCATGTTAGAGCTTGCTTCGGATGAGATCTCTTCAAATGCAAGTTCATCTGCTTTGCAAGTCTTGATAAAGATCTTAGATTCATCAAAGAAAAGCCGATCAAGGGCCATAGAGGCCGGTGCAATGTGTACCTTAATTGAGCTACTACCCGACTCTAACCGATCTAAGAGTGAGAAAATACTGCAAATGATTAAGTTATTATGTGAATGTGCGGATGGAAGGGTGGCGTTCATTGAGCATCGTTTAGGAATTGGCGCAGTATCAAAAAAATTGTTTAATGTTtccgaaatttcttcaaagatttgtGTGAAGATATTTTCACTAATTTGTAGTTTTCATCCAACCGATAAGGTTTTGGATGAGATGATGAACTACGGGGCGGTCAAGAAACTCGTGGTGTTATTGCATATGAGTGGATCTTCGTCGATGAAGGGCAAAGTGTTGGATATGTTTAAAAAGCACGGTGGTTCGTGGAGTCGATACCCTTGTTTTCCTAATGATTTGAAGGAATACCTAGGCTTGAATCTTCATTAA